Below is a window of Mucilaginibacter sp. PAMC 26640 DNA.
TTTGGTGGATACTGCTTTTACTGAACTGGCTAAACGCTGGGAACCGATTTTAAATGTTTTCGATGAGAACGGTGTCGATCTGTGCTATGAGATCCACCCGGGTGAGGATCTGCATGATGGCATCACGTATGAAATGTTTCTTGAAAAAGTGAATAATCATAAGCGTGCCTGCTTGCTTTATGATCCATCGCACTTTGTATTGCAGGCACTTGATTACCTGGAATACATTGATATTTACCACGAGCGTATAAAAATGTTCCACGTTAAAGATGCCGAATTTAACCCAACCGGCAGGCAGGGTGTTTACGGCGGTTACCAGGATTGGATCAACCGCGCGGGCCGTTTCCGTTCTTTGGGCGATGGGCAGGTTGATTTTAAAAGTATCTTTAGTAAATTAACACAATACGATTACAAAGGCTGGGCAGTATTGGAATGGGAATGTGCATTAAAACATCCGGAAGACGGCGCAAGAGAAGGTGCGCAGTTCATCAAGGATCACATCATCCGCGTTACCGACCGTACCTTTGATGATTTTGCCGCTTCGGGCGCAGATGATGCCTGGAACCGCAAGCTCCTCGGTATTGATTAATTAGCAATGCAACCAAACAACCTAATTATAAAATGCAAACTATTAATCGTACGCAACTATTCCGGGCAAGCTGCCTGGCATTATTAGTAACTTCCCTGTCATTTGGTATCCGTGCGGGTATCCTAAACGATCTGGGTGTTCAGTTTCAGCTGGATAAGGCACAGTTAGCTACTATTACCGCCACCGCTTTTTACGGTTTTCCTATTGCCGTGGTAATTGGCGGTTTCATAGTGGATGTTATCGGCCTGAAACGGTTGCTGGTAATTGCTTTTCTCTTCCACCTGGCTGGCATTCTGCTTACTATTTTTGCCTCCGGTTACTGGACTTTGTTTATCTCCACCTTCCTAATCGGCATTGCCAACGGTACAGTAGAAGCGGCTTGCAATCCGTTAGTAACTTCGCTTTACACCGAAGAAAAAACAACCAAGCTGAGTCACTTTCACCTGTGGTTCCCTGGCGGGATAGTAATTGGTACTTTATTAGTTACATTTTTAAAAGAGGTTGGCCTGGGCTGGCAAATCCAGGTAGGGCTCATGCTTATTCCTACCTTAATATACGGCTATCTGTTCTCCAAGCTTGATTTTCCGGTAACGGAGCGTGTGGCATCAGGTGTAAGTACGGCAGGCATGTACAAAGCGCTTTTAAATCCGCTGTTCATCTTTATGATGATTTGCATGCTGGGTACCGGTATTACAGAGTTGTTCACCGGTCAGTGGATAGATGTGCTGTTGAAAAACGTTAGCAGCAACGCCCTGTTATTGCTCACACTGGAAACCGGGGTGATGGTAGTAGGCCGGGCATTTGCCAAGCCAATTTTAAAGCAGTTCTCGCCGCAGGCGGTGTTGCTGATGTCTACCATTTTGGCGGCTACAGGTTTATATTTGTTGAGCACAGCTACCGGCAATGTAATATTCTTTGCGGCAATTATTTTTGGCATGGGGGTTTGCTTCTTTTGGCCAATGATGCTGGGTTTTGTGAATACAAATCTACCAAAAACCGGGGCATTGGGTTTGAATCTGATGGGTGGTGCCGGCATGTTCGCTGTATCCATATTCACCATATTTATGGGCTCGTACTACGATAATATCGTGAAAGAAGCTGGCGGCAATAATACGCTTGCCGGCGTTAAAGTACTGCAGGCCACGCTTGTTATACCAATAGTTTTGATCGTTGCCTTTACCGGACTTGTTATCTACATGAGATCCAGACATAAAACCCAAAATGCTGCACAGATAGCAGTTTAAATTAAAACACTTGTTATACGCTTAAAAATTGTATTTTTCGGAAGTTTAATTCCATAATAATATCACCAATGAAAAAAGTATTTATCGTTTTAGGTATCAGTTTAGTTATTGCAGCATGCGGCGGCCCAAAACCGGGCGAAAGTGAAGGAGGTGCAGACAGTGTAAGCGCTAACAACAAAGCTGCTGTAGCTACAAATTCAAATGCAGCACAAGATACCGCAGTTAATAAAATAGGCACTGATGCGCCTGCTACAGGTGCAAGCACCAAAGGCAAAGAATTGATGGCTTCCCTGGATTGTATGACCTGCCACAATGAAAAAACAAAAATTATAGGCCCTGCATTTGCAGATATAGCTAAAAAATACACCGAATCGGATGTAGAAACATTGGCTAAAAAAGTAATATCAGGCGGTAGCGGCAACTGGGGATCAGTTCCAATGACGGCTCACCCTGATTTGAAATTAGATGACGCTAAGGAAATGGTAGAGTATATCCTTACCGTGAAGTAAAAATCGGCCAACCACCGTAAACCAATTCTTGAACCAAACTAAATTATGAACTTAACTACACGCGTTAAGTTATCAATCATGATGTTTCTCCAGTTTTTTATCTGGGGCTCATGGTTTGTAACGCTCGGCCCGTTTTTGGGCACTACCTTGCACGCAACCGGCGCGCAAACGGGAGAGGTATTTTCCACACAGTCATGGGGTGCTATCATTGCGCCTTTTATTATCGGGTTAATTGCCGACAGATATTTTAATGCGGAGCGCATCCTGGGTATTTTGCACATTATAGGTGCTATACTAATGTACCAGATGTACAAAGCGGCAGATATATCTGTTTTTTACCCGTACGTATTAGGTTATATGGTTATCTACATGCCTACCTTAGCGCTTGTAAATTCAGTTTCATTTAACCAGATGAACGACCCTGAAAAGGAATTTTCATCTATCCGTATTTTTGGTACAATTGGTTGGATCATTGCAGGGTTAGCCATCAGCTACCTGTTCCATTGGGATTCTCCGGAAGGTATTACAGCCGGCCTGCTCCAAAAAACATTTTTCATGGCAGGTGTAGCATCATTGCTTTTAGGCTTGTTTAGCTTTACACTGCCCGCCACGCCGCCTAAGGCAAGCAGCGGGAAAGTGAGTATAGCCAGCATGCTTGGTCTTGATGCATTAAAACTGCTGAAGGACAAAAATTTCCTGGTGTTTTTCGTATCATCTATTCTGATCTGTATTCCATTGGCGTTTTATTACCAAAACGCGAGTGCATTTTTAACAGATATCAAGGTTGATAACCCTACCGGTAAAATGACTATCGGGCAAATATCTGAAGTTTTATTCCTTTTGGCATTGCCTGTTTTCTTCAAGAAGTTTGGCTTTAAGTGGACGATACTGGTAGGTATGGCTGCATGGGCAATCCGTTATGCGCTATTTGCTTACGGCAACGCAGGCGATCTGAGCTTTATGCTGATCATCGGTATTGCATTACATGGTGTTTGCTACGATTTCTTCTTTGTATCCGGGCAGATCTATACCGACTCGAAAGCCGGTGAGCAATACAAAAGCGCCGCACAGGGTATGATCACCCTGGCTACTTATGGCATTGGTATGCTGATAGGCTTCTTTGTTGCAGGTAAAATTTCGGATAGCTACAACTCTCCAGCCGGCCATGATTGGAAAATGATCTGGCTGATACCAGCAGGTATTGCTGCCGTTGTATTTTTACTGTTCATCGTATTTTTTAATGAAAAAAGCAGAGTGCAGGTAACTGCTGCTGAACCTAAAGGCCGCTTAGAAGTATAATTATGGCAAATCACAATCGCAGAACCGCTATCAAAGGGATGCTTGCCGGTACCGCAGCTATTGGCGCGGGTGGCGTATTATCCTCTTTTACATCCGAAGGAAAACAAGAACCTATGGCTGAAAAATTAAAAGGAAACATTAACCATGCCGTATGCCGCTGGTGCTATGGCGATATTAGCGTAGAGAACCTGTGTGCTGCAGCTAAGGATATTGGTATAAAAGGTATCGATTTGGTTGGACCTGCAGACTGGCCTACTTTAAAGAAGTATGGCTTATTCTCTTCCATGTGCAACGGCGCTGAAATAAACCTGACCGATGGCTTTGGCGATAAACAATTCCATGCTGAATTGTACAAACGTTATAGTGAGATGATCCCTGTTGTTGCCGCTGCCGGGTATAAAAACCTGATCTGCTTTAGCGGCAGCCGGAGGGGTAAGGACAACGAAACCGGTTGGAACAACTGTGTGGAAGGCCTGAAGCCGCTGATGCCTTTAGCTGAGAAACATGGTGTGGTATTAGTGATGGAATTGCTGAATAGCAAGATTGATCACAAAGATTACCAGGCCGACAGGGTAGAATGGGGTGCTGAACTTTGCAAACGCCTGGGATCAGAAAATTTTAAGCTGTTATTTGATATCTATCACATGCAGATTGACGAGGGTGACGTGATTCGTAACATCCGCCAATATCACCAGTATATTAACCATTACCATACGGGCGGTGTACCGGGCCGTAACGAGATTGACGAAACACAGGAACTGTTTTATCCGGCTATTATGAAGGCCATTGTTGAAGTGGGCCATAAAGGATTTGTAGCACAGGAATTTATACCGAAACAAAAAGACAAACTGGCCTCCCTTAAGAAGGCCGTGCAGATCTGCGACGTTTAAACCTTTACGGATACATAACGTCCTAGTTCGAATTATAAACTATCTATCTATGACAACCAGAAGAAAATTTCTAACACAGGCGGGTCTTATGTCCGCAGGGATAATGCTTGCGCCGCAGCTATTATCGGCAAAAAGCAAAAATGGCGTCGGGCTGCAATTGTATAGCCTGCGCGATCAGTTACCTAAAGATGTAAAGGGCACCATTGCTCAGATAGCAAAAGCAGGATACAGCGAAGTAGAAGTTTTTGGCTATTCCAGTCAAGGCGGTTTCTGGGGCTTAAATGCCAAAGAATTCAGCGCGTTATTAAAAGCTAACGGATTGACCACGCCAAGCGGTCACTATGGTCTGGACGAATACTTCGGTACCGGAAAAACAGATCAGCTTAATAGCTATATCGAAGCTGCACATGCTACCGGCCAAACGTATATTATTATTCCGGGTATCAATCACGAATTTATAAAAACAGCTGCCGACTTTAAAGGGGTTGCTGCCAAGATGAACAAGATTGCTGAGATCCTGAAGCCGGAGGGTTTGAAGTTAGGCTATCACAACCACAATTTCGAATGGGCGCCTGTAGAAGGTACAACCTTTTACGACACTATTTTAAACGATACCGATCCTAAACTGGTAAATATGGAAATGGATTTATATTGGGTAGTTCGCGCAGGTTATGATCCTATCGAATTATTCAAAAAACATCCCGGCCGTTTTACATTTGTGCATGTTAAGGATATGGACAAAAACGATAAAGGCTTGAATACCGAGATCGGTAACGGCAGTATCGATTTTAAAACCATATTGGGGGAAGCTAAATTAGCCGGCATTCAACATTATATTGTTGAGCAGGAAAACTTTACCAATATTGATCCTTTCAAGAGTATTGCTCAAAGTGCCAGTTATCTGAAAAATACCCTGCACGTATAATTAAATCTACAAGTTATGAAAAAACAATTGATAATTACTGCATTGCTATCGGGCTGCTTTATTGCCGCCAATGCACAAACCGGCGCAAAACCGGAAGATACCGAAAAATGGGAACCAGTGCCAAAAGTGGTTACTGCCGGTAAAACTTTAGGCGAGGCACCATCAGATGCGATCATTCTTTTTGATGGCAAAAATGGCCTTGATCAGTGGGTGGATGTAGCCAGTGGCGATGCTGCCAAATGGAACGTAGCCGGTGATGTTTTAACGGTGAACAAAGCTAGTGGTAATATTGAAACCAAAAAGAAATTTGGTAACTACCAATTGCATATTGAATGGAAGGTACCCGCTAATATTTCCGGAACCGGCCAGGCCCGTGGTAATAGCGGTATTTTCTTAGCCTCCATAGGCAAAGGTGATGACGGTTACGAATTACAGGTGCTGGATTCCTACAATAACAAAACTTATGTAAACGGCATGGCCGGAAGTATCTACAAACAATTTATCCCTTTGGCTAACCCTACCAAGCCACCGGGTGTTTGGAATACTTACGATGTAATCTGGACTGCCCCAACTTTTGATGGCGATAAATTAAAAACGCCTGCCCGTGTAACCGTTTTATTTAACGGGGTACTGGTAGAAAACAACATTGAATTGATGGGCCCAACCCAGTACATTGGCGCACCAGGCTACCGCAAAGCACACGGCGCAA
It encodes the following:
- a CDS encoding AP endonuclease; its protein translation is MNTIKGPAIFLAQFIGNDAPFNDLSSICKWAAGLGYKGVQLPTNDARFIDLQKAAESKTYADEIKGIVNEAGLEITELSTHLQGQLVAVNPAYDSLFDAFAPDAYKNNPAERQKWAVQQLKYAAQASQNLGLNAHVTFSGALIWQTVYPWPQRPAGLVDTAFTELAKRWEPILNVFDENGVDLCYEIHPGEDLHDGITYEMFLEKVNNHKRACLLYDPSHFVLQALDYLEYIDIYHERIKMFHVKDAEFNPTGRQGVYGGYQDWINRAGRFRSLGDGQVDFKSIFSKLTQYDYKGWAVLEWECALKHPEDGAREGAQFIKDHIIRVTDRTFDDFAASGADDAWNRKLLGID
- a CDS encoding MFS transporter, which gives rise to MNLTTRVKLSIMMFLQFFIWGSWFVTLGPFLGTTLHATGAQTGEVFSTQSWGAIIAPFIIGLIADRYFNAERILGILHIIGAILMYQMYKAADISVFYPYVLGYMVIYMPTLALVNSVSFNQMNDPEKEFSSIRIFGTIGWIIAGLAISYLFHWDSPEGITAGLLQKTFFMAGVASLLLGLFSFTLPATPPKASSGKVSIASMLGLDALKLLKDKNFLVFFVSSILICIPLAFYYQNASAFLTDIKVDNPTGKMTIGQISEVLFLLALPVFFKKFGFKWTILVGMAAWAIRYALFAYGNAGDLSFMLIIGIALHGVCYDFFFVSGQIYTDSKAGEQYKSAAQGMITLATYGIGMLIGFFVAGKISDSYNSPAGHDWKMIWLIPAGIAAVVFLLFIVFFNEKSRVQVTAAEPKGRLEV
- a CDS encoding hydroxypyruvate isomerase gives rise to the protein MANHNRRTAIKGMLAGTAAIGAGGVLSSFTSEGKQEPMAEKLKGNINHAVCRWCYGDISVENLCAAAKDIGIKGIDLVGPADWPTLKKYGLFSSMCNGAEINLTDGFGDKQFHAELYKRYSEMIPVVAAAGYKNLICFSGSRRGKDNETGWNNCVEGLKPLMPLAEKHGVVLVMELLNSKIDHKDYQADRVEWGAELCKRLGSENFKLLFDIYHMQIDEGDVIRNIRQYHQYINHYHTGGVPGRNEIDETQELFYPAIMKAIVEVGHKGFVAQEFIPKQKDKLASLKKAVQICDV
- a CDS encoding xylose isomerase produces the protein MTTRRKFLTQAGLMSAGIMLAPQLLSAKSKNGVGLQLYSLRDQLPKDVKGTIAQIAKAGYSEVEVFGYSSQGGFWGLNAKEFSALLKANGLTTPSGHYGLDEYFGTGKTDQLNSYIEAAHATGQTYIIIPGINHEFIKTAADFKGVAAKMNKIAEILKPEGLKLGYHNHNFEWAPVEGTTFYDTILNDTDPKLVNMEMDLYWVVRAGYDPIELFKKHPGRFTFVHVKDMDKNDKGLNTEIGNGSIDFKTILGEAKLAGIQHYIVEQENFTNIDPFKSIAQSASYLKNTLHV